The following coding sequences are from one Schizosaccharomyces osmophilus chromosome 1, complete sequence window:
- the rsn1 gene encoding plasma membrane calcium ion transmembrane transporter, giving the protein MLIFTKRTSFWTQIQQTINNENSQEKFDKYSILVSLAFTSLFATLLLTLFVCLRRTFKYVYSPRLKYAKRDTSIPPMKKSLFGWIEPLWNVRVEDCLYDIGADATIFLLFSRFCRDLFGVLAFFCCIILIPINVIASNESDSTSNATNAYAKLSFQNVSGKWTVAHIVLGYFMNGVVLAFLFKYYRIVSRIQQRYYRSAAYQNNISTRSLLVADIPSSLRSLKGLAAVAAHLKKSDRPIYYHICHAINNLPGLVKKYNNAVYALEAVFAKYFKDPKQIPEVRPVHTIKHGLFNYEKVDAIDYYNSKIENYALRVNIARESLEENRFEQYGFLTYNSSFTSHQIARMNSKALGAAIHRCPQPEDMLWDNLSLPRSSRAFNRIMGNLLFIALLVAWIPENALFAIFIANLWNLGNVWPWFSRQLNVHSGFWSIVQGIISPALTSLLFTLLEVVLRRISSFQGSLTKSARERRVLNKLYVIFTFDNFIIYTVLSVIWRVIALIIAKTEQEGNFAEGLTIFKTSEPVPWLVTAFVGFSSFWIMYIAHSFTSFLFQMAQPISLTIRIIKKRFFSPTPRDIFEWTSPQKFFYSSSLNKVLFFFTVAICYACVSPLVLLFAVATFCSNYMAQKYNLMYISETSAESGGRFWRPVVNRILFGLELANVILFLCIWARGGLTRAFCLIPTFAFVIFFKIYCAICLDPKAHFIIEDPYSSVEDSLNHVESEICFGHPSTYTPLMVPLIREDARSLLHLVYSGKTEAVGKPKDEVSSEDDSDEELAKHEEKLTMVDYVDLNNMDTAKEQFERRQSKMLNKSLSRSYTKHHGHKPKYANPIMNEEDLALGQSLTHVSDSTALEPVMTTSTYAAPMNSNDFGKNQKL; this is encoded by the coding sequence ATGCTTATTTTTACGAAACGAACCAGTTTTTGGACTCAAATTCAACAAActataaataatgaaaactctcaagaaaaatttgataaGTACTCTATCCTGGTTTCTTTAGCATTTACCAGCTTATTTGCGACCTTACTCTTAACGCTCTTTGTATGTCTTCGAAGGACTTTTAAGTATGTTTATTCTCCTAGATTGAAATATGCAAAGCGTGATACCAGCATTCCTCCCATGAAAAAAAGTCTCTTCGGATGGATAGAACCTCTTTGGAATGTAAGAGTTGAAGATTGTCTATATGATATTGGCGCGGATGCCACAatctttctcttgttttctcGATTTTGTAGAGATCTCTTTGGCGTCttggctttcttttgttgcaTTATTCTGATACCAATCAACGTTATTGCTTCGAACGAATCAGATAGCACTTCCAATGCAACGAACGCGTATGCGAAgttatcttttcaaaatgtcTCAGGAAAATGGACAGTTGCACACATCGTACTTGGATACTTTATGAATGGTGTTGTCTTGGCTTTCTTATTCAAATACTATCGTATTGTAAGTCGCATCCAGCAGCGCTACTACAGAAGTGCTGCTTACCAAAATAATATTAGTACTCGTTCTTTGTTGGTGGCTGACATCCCTTCTTCGCTTCGTTCTTTAAAAGGTTTAGCAGCTGTTGCTGctcatttgaaaaagagtgATAGACCAATTTATTACCACATCTGTCATGCCATAAATAATCTTCCCGGTCttgtcaaaaaatacaaCAATGCTGTGTATGCTCTTGAAGCAGTCTTTGCAAAGTACTTCAAGGATCCTAAACAAATACCGGAAGTGCGCCCAGTTCATACGATTAAGCATGGATTGTttaattatgaaaaagttgATGCCATTGATTACTACAACTCAAAGATTGAAAACTATGCGCTTCGAGTGAACATTGCTCGAGAATCCCTCGAAGAAAATAGATTTGAGCAGTATGGGTTTTTAACCTACAATTCTTCGTTCACTTCTCATCAGATTGCTAGAATGAACTCAAAGGCTCTTGGAGCAGCAATCCATAGATGTCCTCAGCCAGAGGATATGTTATGGGATAATCTATCCCTTCCTAGAAGTAGTCGGGCTTTCAATCGAATTATGGgaaatttgcttttcattgcTTTACTCGTTGCCTGGATTCCAGAAAACGCCctttttgctatttttataGCAAACCTCTGGAATCTTGGTAATGTATGGCCATGGTTTTCACGTCAGCTCAATGTTCATTCAGGATTCTGGTCAATTGTTCAAGGTATTATCAGTCCTGCATTAACTTCATTGCTCTTTACCCTCTTGGAAGTTGTGCTACGTAGAATTTCATCATTCCAGGGTAGTCTGACTAAAAGTGCGAGAGAAAGGAGAGTACTGAACAAGTTGTACGTTATTTTTACCTTTGATAACTTCATTATTTATACTGTTCTTTCTGTTATTTGGAGGGTTATAGCTCTTATTATAGCCAAAACAgaacaagaaggaaattttgCTGAAGGACTGACGATTTTTAAGACGTCTGAACCGGTACCATGGTTAGTAACTGCCTTCGTTGgattttcttcgttttggATTATGTATATTGCTCATTCATTCACGTCGTTCTTGTTTCAAATGGCCCAACCGATCAGCTTAACTATTCGtattataaagaaaagatttttttcacCTACTCCTCGTGATATCTTTGAATGGACTTCTCctcaaaaatttttttacaGCAGTTCTCTTAACAAAGTgctgtttttctttaccgTCGCAATATGCTATGCCTGCGTAAGTCCTTTGGTATTGCTATTTGCCGTGGCAACATTCTGCTCAAATTACATGGcccaaaaatataatttgaTGTACATTTCGGAAACTTCTGCAGAAAGCGGTGGTCGTTTTTGGCGTCCAGTGGTAAATAGAATCCTATTTGGACTTGAGTTGGCAAAtgttattttgtttttatgcATTTGGGCGCGTGGTGGACTTACGCGTGCATTTTGTCTAATACCAACTTTCGCGTTTGTAATATTTTTCAAGATTTACTGCGCGATATGCTTAGACCCTAAGGCGCATTTCATAATTGAGGATCCTTACTCTTCCGTTGAGGATTCTCTTAATCACGTCGAAAGTGAGATTTGTTTCGGTCATCCATCGACATATACTCCTTTAATGGTACCTTTGATTCGAGAAGACGCACGTTCGTTACTTCATTTGGTTTACTCCGGAAAGACAGAAGCTGTTGGTAAACCGAAGGACGAAGTATCTTCTGAAGACGATTCTGACGAGGAATTGGCGAAACATGAAGAGAAATTGACGATGGTTGACTATGTTGATTTGAACAACATGGATACTGCGAAGGAGCAATTTGAACGACGTCAATCGAAGATGTTGAATAAAAGCCTTTCGAGGTCTTATACAAAGCATCATGGCCACAAGCCCAAATATGCGAATCCAATAATGAATGAGGAAGACTTGGCGTTAGGACAATCTTTAACCCATGTATCTGACTCAACGGCTTTAGAACCCGTTATGACAACGAGTACATATGCGGCTCCCATGAACAGCAatgattttggaaagaatcaaaaactCTAA